The following coding sequences are from one Paracoccus alcaliphilus window:
- a CDS encoding alpha/beta hydrolase, translating to MPELIFPGPEGRLEGRYHPQPGKPDAPIAIVLHPHPQYGGTMNNRVVYNLHYAFHNMGFTVLRFNFRGVGRSQGEFDQGIGELSDAASALDYLQAMNPNSKHCWVAGFSFGAWIGMQLLMRRPEITGFISVAPPANMYDFSFLAPCPSSGLIVNGTADRVAPPKDTHTLVAKLREQKGITVTHEEIEGADHFFRDDEAHMKPMIDLMQGYVRRRLTETTR from the coding sequence ATGCCAGAGCTGATTTTCCCCGGACCCGAAGGTCGTCTTGAAGGCCGTTACCATCCTCAGCCCGGCAAACCCGACGCGCCCATTGCCATCGTGCTGCATCCGCATCCGCAATATGGCGGCACGATGAACAACCGGGTTGTCTATAACCTGCACTATGCCTTCCACAATATGGGCTTTACCGTACTGCGGTTCAATTTCCGCGGCGTGGGGCGCAGTCAGGGCGAATTCGATCAGGGCATCGGCGAACTGTCTGATGCCGCCTCGGCACTGGATTACCTTCAGGCGATGAACCCGAATTCCAAGCATTGCTGGGTTGCTGGCTTCAGCTTCGGCGCCTGGATCGGGATGCAATTGCTGATGCGCCGCCCCGAGATCACCGGCTTCATCTCGGTCGCGCCGCCTGCGAACATGTATGATTTCAGCTTCCTTGCGCCGTGCCCGTCCTCGGGGCTGATCGTGAACGGCACCGCCGACCGGGTGGCGCCGCCCAAGGATACCCATACGCTGGTGGCCAAGCTGCGCGAGCAGAAGGGCATCACCGTCACCCACGAGGAAATCGAGGGCGCGGACCACTTCTTCCGCGACGACGAGGCGCATATGAAGCCGATGATCGATCTGATGCAGGGCTATGTCCGGCGCCGCCTGACCGAAACCACCCGATAA
- a CDS encoding Rrf2 family transcriptional regulator — MKLSTKGRYAIIALVDLAIAKGDELTSLAEISKRQDISLPYLEQLFVRLRRAGLVTSVRGPGGGYRLARTPETIRVAEILEAVDETVSAMHVGAGASGGVSGSRAQTLSNRLWESLSAHVYVFLHNHSLADVAKNQLLPCPALPMILNVVDE, encoded by the coding sequence ATGAAACTGTCCACCAAGGGGCGTTACGCGATCATTGCGCTGGTCGATCTGGCCATTGCGAAGGGGGATGAGCTGACTTCGCTGGCCGAGATCTCGAAGCGGCAGGACATCTCGTTGCCTTATCTGGAGCAGCTTTTCGTCAGGTTGCGGCGGGCGGGGCTGGTGACCTCGGTGCGCGGTCCCGGCGGCGGCTATCGTCTGGCCCGCACCCCCGAGACGATCCGCGTGGCCGAGATCCTGGAGGCCGTGGACGAAACCGTCAGCGCCATGCATGTCGGCGCGGGGGCCTCGGGCGGGGTGTCGGGATCGCGGGCGCAGACGCTGTCGAACCGGCTGTGGGAAAGCCTGTCGGCGCATGTCTATGTGTTCCTGCATAACCATTCGCTGGCCGATGTGGCCAAGAACCAGCTGCTGCCCTGCCCGGCGCTGCCGATGATCCTGAACGTGGTGGACGAATAG
- a CDS encoding NADPH-dependent FMN reductase encodes MRLRTLPDPEVFPALDPDALPELAPADPPVRVLVLYGSLRERSFSRLAAEEATRLLLRMGAEARIFDPSDLPFPDQQKDGHPAIAELRAQAGWADAMLWSTPETHGQMSGLLKAQVEHIPLDEGGISPTQGQVLALMQVCGGSQSFNALNNMRVMGRSMRMLTIPHQCSVARVHHEFGPDGRMRAGACYDRIVDLAEELMRLTLLTRPWRAQLADRYSRRAAVRRG; translated from the coding sequence ATGCGGCTGCGGACCCTGCCGGATCCCGAGGTTTTCCCGGCGCTGGACCCCGACGCCCTGCCGGAACTGGCGCCCGCCGATCCGCCCGTGCGGGTGCTGGTGCTGTATGGCAGCTTGCGCGAACGCAGCTTTTCACGCCTTGCCGCCGAAGAGGCCACGCGGCTGCTGTTGCGGATGGGGGCGGAGGCGCGGATTTTCGATCCCTCGGACCTGCCGTTTCCCGATCAGCAGAAGGACGGCCACCCCGCCATTGCCGAGCTGCGCGCGCAGGCCGGATGGGCCGATGCGATGCTGTGGTCCACGCCCGAAACCCACGGCCAGATGTCGGGGCTGCTGAAGGCGCAGGTCGAACATATCCCGCTGGACGAAGGCGGCATCAGCCCGACGCAGGGGCAGGTGCTGGCGCTGATGCAGGTTTGCGGCGGCAGCCAAAGCTTCAACGCGCTGAACAATATGCGGGTGATGGGGCGTTCGATGCGGATGCTGACCATCCCGCATCAATGCTCGGTCGCGCGGGTGCATCACGAATTCGGACCCGACGGGCGGATGCGGGCCGGGGCCTGCTATGACCGCATCGTCGATCTGGCCGAGGAACTGATGCGCCTGACCCTGCTGACGCGACCGTGGCGGGCGCAGCTGGCCGACCGCTATTCCCGGCGGGCGGCGGTGCGGCGGGGCTGA
- the arsC gene encoding arsenate reductase (glutaredoxin) (This arsenate reductase requires both glutathione and glutaredoxin to convert arsenate to arsenite, after which the efflux transporter formed by ArsA and ArsB can extrude the arsenite from the cell, providing resistance.), with amino-acid sequence MSDHIIWHNPKCSTSRFVLAAMRDAGIEPVVRDYQKDPPSVAELHAALTAAGLSPRELLRRKNTPYDELGLGDPGLSDDALIAAMSAHPAVIERPVVFTPRGAALCRPKERIFDLLPGQGG; translated from the coding sequence ATGTCCGACCATATCATCTGGCACAATCCGAAATGCTCGACCTCTCGTTTCGTGCTGGCGGCGATGCGCGATGCGGGGATCGAGCCCGTGGTGCGCGATTACCAGAAGGACCCGCCCTCGGTCGCCGAACTGCATGCGGCGCTGACGGCTGCGGGGCTGTCGCCGCGTGAATTGCTGCGTCGCAAGAACACGCCTTACGACGAATTGGGCCTGGGCGATCCGGGGCTGAGCGATGACGCGCTGATCGCCGCCATGTCCGCCCATCCCGCCGTGATCGAGCGCCCGGTCGTCTTTACCCCACGGGGTGCGGCCTTGTGTCGCCCCAAGGAAAGGATCTTCGATCTTTTGCCGGGGCAGGGCGGGTGA
- a CDS encoding Lrp/AsnC family transcriptional regulator, whose amino-acid sequence MTEQIPDKPDGDKTFVRLDDVDRKILSLLQQDASLSLDQIADRVGASKTPVWNRIRKLREAGVIRRQVAILDPEALGLEACFFVLIRTSEHDKEWAARFLRALRERPEVVEAHRLAGDIDYILKVQVRNARAYDRFYQSLIGEVKIHNVTALLSMEEIKASSALPIAEASG is encoded by the coding sequence ATGACGGAACAGATTCCTGACAAACCCGATGGCGACAAGACGTTTGTCCGGCTGGATGACGTGGACCGCAAAATCCTGTCCCTGCTGCAACAGGATGCCAGCCTGTCGCTGGACCAGATTGCGGACCGTGTCGGGGCCTCGAAGACCCCGGTCTGGAACCGGATCCGCAAGCTGCGAGAGGCGGGCGTGATCCGCAGGCAGGTGGCGATTCTGGACCCCGAGGCGCTGGGGCTGGAGGCCTGTTTCTTCGTGCTGATCCGCACCAGCGAACATGACAAGGAATGGGCGGCGCGGTTCCTGCGCGCGCTGCGCGAACGCCCCGAGGTGGTCGAGGCGCACCGGCTGGCGGGCGATATCGACTATATCCTCAAGGTGCAGGTGCGCAATGCGCGGGCCTATGACCGCTTCTATCAGTCGCTGATCGGCGAGGTGAAGATCCACAACGTCACCGCCCTGTTGTCGATGGAGGAAATCAAGGCATCAAGCGCGCTTCCCATAGCCGAGGCCTCGGGCTAG
- a CDS encoding DUF2849 domain-containing protein: MSKAFIPSAAKPGVITANDLREGHNVWMCEDGWTADPAQATLFEDEAIAELALLKAIGQADLVVGPYMVEARRGPNGPEPTHFREAFRQTGPSNYFHGIQAEKQAEASHV; encoded by the coding sequence ATGAGCAAAGCCTTCATTCCCAGTGCTGCAAAACCCGGTGTCATCACCGCCAACGATCTGCGCGAAGGCCACAACGTCTGGATGTGCGAGGATGGCTGGACCGCCGATCCCGCGCAGGCGACCCTGTTCGAGGACGAGGCCATCGCCGAGCTGGCGCTGCTCAAGGCCATCGGTCAGGCCGATCTGGTCGTCGGCCCCTATATGGTCGAGGCAAGGCGCGGCCCCAACGGGCCCGAGCCCACCCATTTCCGTGAGGCGTTCCGGCAGACCGGACCCTCGAACTATTTCCACGGCATTCAGGCCGAGAAGCAAGCCGAGGCAAGCCATGTTTGA
- a CDS encoding nitrite/sulfite reductase codes for MFDARPVDTDYVRHRAAQFRAQVERRLDGSLTEEEFRPLRLMNGVYLQLHAYMLRIAIPYGTIRPDQMRMLAHLAQHYDKGYGHWTTRQNIQFNWPKLVDIPDMLDHLASVGMHAIQTSGNTIRNTTTDAFAGAAPDEIADPRPYAELLRSWSTDHAEFQFLPRKFKIAISGGARDRAIVAAHDIGLRLALRDGKIGFEVWIGGGLGRTPLLGQVVRDFLPEEDLLPYVEAIVATYNLAGRRDNKYKARIKITVSERGIDTMRAEIEEEFLRRRRDFRGVDQEALAQFRDRFAPPSFRNAPTDDYEAERAANPAFRSWTDTNLHPHRVEGYASVIVTFKAHGKTPGDASAEQMRLLADLAEEYGHGDIRISHDQNVVLPHIHKSGLPAIYAALREAGLAVANAGLTSDIIACPGMDYCTLATARSIPIAQEIATHFRDEGLEDEIGKMSIRISGCINACGHHHLGHIGILGLDRAGVENYQITLGGDGYDIPAIGQRAGAGFPAEEVVPAIDRLMRAYLELREEPSERFIDAYRRLGPAPFKAALYPAEAANA; via the coding sequence ATGTTTGACGCCCGCCCCGTTGATACCGACTATGTGCGCCACCGTGCGGCCCAGTTCCGCGCCCAGGTCGAACGACGCCTGGACGGCAGCCTGACGGAAGAGGAATTCCGCCCGCTGCGGCTGATGAACGGCGTCTATCTGCAACTGCACGCCTATATGCTGCGGATCGCCATTCCCTATGGCACGATCCGCCCCGACCAGATGCGCATGCTGGCCCATCTGGCGCAGCATTACGACAAGGGCTATGGCCACTGGACCACCCGCCAGAACATTCAGTTCAACTGGCCCAAGCTGGTGGATATTCCGGATATGCTGGATCATCTGGCCTCGGTCGGGATGCATGCCATCCAGACCTCGGGCAACACGATCCGCAACACCACCACCGACGCCTTCGCCGGGGCCGCCCCCGACGAAATCGCCGATCCCCGCCCCTATGCCGAGCTGCTGCGCAGCTGGTCCACCGACCATGCCGAGTTCCAGTTCCTGCCGCGCAAGTTCAAGATCGCCATCTCGGGCGGTGCCCGTGACCGCGCCATCGTGGCCGCGCATGATATCGGCCTGCGTCTGGCCCTGCGCGACGGCAAGATCGGCTTCGAGGTCTGGATCGGCGGCGGTCTGGGCCGCACGCCGCTGCTGGGTCAGGTCGTCCGCGACTTCCTGCCCGAAGAGGATCTGCTGCCTTATGTCGAGGCGATCGTGGCGACCTACAACCTCGCCGGGCGTCGCGACAACAAATACAAGGCGCGCATCAAGATCACGGTTTCGGAACGCGGCATCGACACCATGCGGGCCGAGATCGAAGAGGAATTCCTGCGCCGTCGCCGCGACTTCCGCGGCGTCGATCAAGAGGCGCTGGCGCAGTTCCGCGACCGTTTCGCGCCCCCCAGCTTCCGCAATGCGCCGACCGACGATTACGAGGCCGAACGCGCCGCCAATCCGGCCTTCCGCAGCTGGACCGACACCAACCTGCACCCGCACAGGGTCGAGGGCTATGCCAGCGTCATCGTGACCTTCAAGGCGCATGGCAAGACGCCGGGCGACGCCAGCGCCGAACAGATGCGGCTGCTGGCCGATCTGGCCGAGGAATACGGCCATGGCGACATCCGCATCAGCCACGATCAGAACGTGGTGCTGCCGCATATCCACAAATCCGGCCTGCCCGCGATCTATGCCGCGCTGCGCGAGGCCGGGCTGGCCGTCGCCAATGCCGGGCTGACCAGCGACATCATCGCCTGCCCCGGCATGGATTACTGCACGCTGGCCACCGCCCGCTCGATCCCCATCGCGCAGGAAATCGCCACGCATTTCCGCGATGAGGGGCTGGAGGACGAGATCGGCAAGATGAGCATCCGCATCTCGGGCTGCATCAACGCCTGCGGCCATCACCATCTGGGCCATATCGGCATTCTGGGGCTGGATCGCGCCGGGGTCGAAAACTATCAGATCACCCTTGGCGGCGACGGATACGACATTCCGGCCATCGGTCAGCGTGCCGGGGCGGGTTTCCCCGCCGAAGAGGTGGTCCCGGCCATCGACCGGCTGATGCGGGCCTATCTGGAACTGCGCGAGGAGCCCTCGGAACGGTTCATCGACGCCTATCGCCGCCTCGGCCCCGCGCCGTTCAAAGCCGCCCTTTACCCCGCCGAGGCCGCCAATGCTTGA
- a CDS encoding phosphoadenylyl-sulfate reductase, with product MLDDTLDNRAERLNQRYRHHAASEVLRRAVNDPDLGRVALVSSFGAESVVLLHMVSVVAPGLPVLFIDTQMLFPETLDYQREVAAQLGLTNVQVIRASQQEVALTDPDGTLHRTSPDACCNLRKTVPLERVLSGYDAWITGRKRFQGGERSVLEFFEPEPPTRLRVNPLSHWRAEDVQEYMVENNLPRHPLVAKGYPSIGCAPCTSPVKPGEDQRAGRWRGSEKTECGIHFIGGRMVRGKVSA from the coding sequence ATGCTTGATGACACGCTGGACAACCGCGCCGAGCGGCTGAACCAGCGCTATCGCCACCACGCCGCATCCGAGGTGCTGCGGCGGGCGGTCAACGACCCGGATCTGGGTCGCGTGGCGCTGGTGTCAAGCTTTGGTGCCGAATCGGTGGTGCTGCTGCATATGGTCTCGGTCGTGGCACCGGGGCTGCCGGTGCTGTTCATCGACACGCAGATGCTGTTTCCCGAAACGCTGGACTATCAGCGCGAGGTCGCGGCACAGCTGGGCCTGACCAATGTGCAGGTGATCCGCGCCAGCCAGCAGGAGGTCGCGCTGACCGATCCCGACGGCACCCTGCACAGGACCAGCCCGGATGCCTGCTGCAACCTGCGCAAGACCGTCCCGCTGGAACGGGTGCTGTCGGGCTATGACGCCTGGATCACCGGCCGCAAGCGGTTTCAGGGCGGCGAACGCAGCGTGCTGGAGTTCTTCGAGCCCGAGCCGCCGACCCGGCTGCGCGTCAATCCGCTGTCGCATTGGCGGGCCGAGGATGTTCAGGAATATATGGTTGAAAACAACCTGCCGCGTCATCCGCTGGTCGCCAAGGGCTATCCCTCGATCGGTTGCGCGCCCTGCACCTCGCCCGTGAAACCGGGTGAGGATCAGCGCGCAGGCCGCTGGCGCGGCTCGGAAAAAACCGAATGCGGCATTCACTTCATCGGCGGACGCATGGTCCGCGGAAAGGTATCGGCATGA
- a CDS encoding DUF934 domain-containing protein, with protein sequence MSEQIVARDDGFHRVSDTAGVTLAPDTDPTELSEHLHHELIDIEFPAFTDGRGFSLARRLRELGFQGRLRATGRLIADQYAMARRVGFDEVAVAEDIAARQPEEQWLARADWQDWNHRSQLSG encoded by the coding sequence ATGAGCGAACAGATCGTCGCCCGCGACGACGGCTTTCACCGCGTGTCCGACACGGCCGGCGTGACGCTGGCCCCGGACACCGACCCCACCGAGCTGTCGGAACATCTGCATCACGAGTTGATCGACATCGAGTTTCCCGCCTTTACCGACGGGCGCGGTTTCTCGCTGGCGCGGCGGCTGCGGGAACTGGGCTTTCAGGGCCGACTGCGCGCCACCGGCAGGCTGATCGCCGATCAATATGCCATGGCCCGCCGCGTCGGCTTTGACGAGGTCGCCGTGGCCGAGGACATCGCCGCCCGCCAGCCCGAGGAACAATGGCTGGCTCGTGCCGACTGGCAGGACTGGAACCACCGGTCCCAGCTTTCCGGCTGA
- a CDS encoding ferredoxin--NADP reductase, with protein MTLDIPVAEAAQKPVKTLPDAQLVTSVKHWTDRLFSFRVARPQSLRFRSGEFVMIGLLGDNGKPLLRAYSIASPNWDEELEFYSIKVPDGPLTSKLQHIQPGDEIILRPKPVGTLVLDALLPGKRLWFLATGTGIAPFASLMRDPETYERYEQVVMMHTCRTADELNYGRELVENLRHDPLLGELYGEDFASRLLYYPTTTREESPLMGRITDNMTSGKVFEDLGLPPISAETDRAMICGSLAFNVDVKEVLEGFGLREGANSEPKEFVVEKAFVGDGI; from the coding sequence ATGACGCTGGATATCCCCGTGGCCGAAGCCGCTCAGAAACCCGTGAAGACCCTGCCCGATGCGCAGCTCGTGACCTCGGTCAAGCACTGGACCGACCGGCTGTTCTCGTTCCGGGTGGCGCGGCCGCAATCGCTGCGCTTCCGTTCGGGAGAGTTCGTGATGATCGGCCTGCTGGGCGACAACGGCAAGCCGCTGCTGCGCGCCTATTCCATCGCCTCGCCCAACTGGGACGAAGAGCTGGAGTTCTATTCGATCAAGGTGCCGGACGGGCCGCTGACCTCGAAACTGCAACATATCCAGCCGGGCGACGAGATCATCCTGCGCCCCAAACCCGTGGGCACGCTGGTTCTGGACGCGCTGCTGCCGGGCAAGCGGCTGTGGTTTCTGGCCACCGGCACCGGCATTGCGCCCTTCGCCAGCCTGATGCGCGACCCCGAGACCTATGAGCGGTACGAGCAGGTGGTGATGATGCATACCTGCCGCACCGCGGACGAACTGAACTATGGCCGCGAACTGGTCGAGAACCTGCGCCACGATCCGCTTCTGGGGGAACTCTATGGCGAGGATTTCGCCAGCCGGCTGCTGTATTACCCGACCACCACGCGCGAGGAATCGCCACTGATGGGCCGGATCACCGACAACATGACCTCGGGCAAGGTGTTCGAGGATCTGGGCCTGCCCCCGATCAGCGCCGAGACCGACCGGGCGATGATCTGCGGCAGTCTGGCCTTCAACGTCGATGTGAAAGAGGTTCTGGAAGGCTTCGGCCTGCGCGAGGGCGCGAACTCGGAACCCAAGGAATTCGTTGTGGAAAAGGCTTTCGTCGGCGACGGGATCTGA
- a CDS encoding OmpA family protein, which yields MPGLHGVLSREVDDGLRLDQLRCLGGGRAPCANDAPMVTPRGVVVNTNPRGELVLAPSGRQMNRVDGDGRIVRRAAEEDTRRTQSAIEAALERSARRANALDDRRGGGLFEQLITEGNSRRSSQEFGTSLRDALSGNDRRDRRNDWRRSNDDDDSGSDLTKALVLGLGALAVGSMLNNNRQVALSSPDRVVLTRQDGSQEVIKDEVALLRQPGSTVATENFDDGSSRTIVTRPDGSKVVTIRDADLRVLRRTLVTPDGRSTQLIDDTAEVEPVDIASLPAPAPVPVDTSSMDEAALAAALRREADVNRNFTLGQIRNIPEVRALVAPIDIDAITFDTGSAAITTDQAQQLSVLGRVIQDAIADNPQEIFLIEGHTDTVGSDAMNLALSDRRAESVALALSEYFDVPPENLVVQGYGEQFLKVRAEGDIRDNRRAAVRRITDLLHHEG from the coding sequence ATGCCGGGGCTGCATGGCGTGCTCAGCCGAGAGGTGGATGACGGGCTGCGCCTCGATCAGCTGCGTTGCCTTGGCGGCGGCCGCGCGCCTTGCGCCAATGACGCGCCGATGGTGACGCCGCGCGGCGTGGTGGTGAATACCAACCCGCGCGGAGAACTGGTGCTGGCCCCCTCGGGCCGCCAGATGAACCGTGTCGATGGCGATGGCCGGATCGTGCGCCGCGCCGCCGAAGAGGATACCCGCCGGACCCAATCCGCGATCGAGGCCGCGCTGGAACGCAGCGCCCGCCGCGCCAACGCGCTGGACGATCGCCGTGGCGGCGGCCTGTTCGAGCAGCTGATCACCGAAGGCAACAGCCGCCGCTCATCGCAGGAATTCGGCACCAGCCTGCGTGATGCGCTAAGCGGGAATGACCGCCGCGACCGGCGCAACGACTGGCGCCGCAGCAATGACGACGACGACAGCGGCAGCGACCTGACCAAGGCGCTGGTGCTGGGGCTGGGCGCGCTGGCGGTGGGCAGCATGCTGAACAACAACCGGCAGGTCGCGCTCAGTTCGCCCGACCGGGTGGTGCTGACGCGGCAGGATGGCAGCCAGGAGGTCATCAAGGACGAGGTGGCGCTGCTGCGTCAGCCCGGCTCGACCGTGGCGACCGAAAATTTCGACGACGGCTCGTCGCGCACCATCGTCACCCGCCCCGATGGCAGCAAGGTGGTCACCATCCGCGACGCCGATCTGCGGGTGCTGCGGCGCACGCTGGTGACACCCGACGGGCGCAGCACGCAGCTGATCGACGACACGGCCGAGGTCGAGCCGGTCGATATCGCCTCGCTGCCCGCCCCCGCGCCGGTGCCCGTCGATACCTCCAGCATGGACGAGGCCGCGCTGGCCGCCGCCCTGCGCCGCGAGGCCGATGTGAACCGCAACTTTACCCTTGGCCAGATCCGCAACATCCCCGAAGTCCGCGCGCTGGTCGCCCCCATCGATATCGACGCGATCACCTTCGACACCGGCTCGGCCGCGATCACGACGGATCAGGCGCAGCAACTGTCGGTTCTGGGCCGGGTGATTCAGGACGCCATCGCCGACAACCCGCAAGAGATCTTTCTGATCGAGGGCCATACCGACACCGTGGGCTCGGACGCGATGAATCTGGCGCTGTCGGACCGCCGCGCGGAATCGGTGGCGCTGGCGCTGTCGGAATATTTCGACGTGCCGCCGGAAAATCTGGTCGTGCAGGGCTATGGCGAGCAGTTCCTGAAGGTCCGGGCCGAGGGCGATATCCGCGACAACCGTCGCGCCGCCGTGCGCCGAATCACCGACCTGCTGCACCACGAGGGCTGA
- a CDS encoding CoA-binding protein: MDAAVTEDEDIERIAHTVRTIAMVGLSPNEARPAWGVARYLQSQGYRVIPVNPGHAGKSILGEVVYADLTQIPTEAGVQMVDIFRRSEAVPQIVDEALASLPALKVIWTQLGVTSESAAQKARAQGLTVIQDRCPKIEFPRFL; encoded by the coding sequence ATGGATGCTGCCGTCACGGAAGATGAGGATATCGAAAGAATCGCCCACACTGTCAGGACCATTGCGATGGTCGGGCTGTCGCCGAACGAGGCGCGCCCGGCATGGGGCGTGGCACGTTACCTGCAATCGCAGGGATATCGGGTCATTCCGGTAAATCCGGGCCATGCGGGCAAGTCGATTCTGGGCGAGGTGGTCTATGCCGATCTGACGCAGATCCCCACCGAGGCGGGGGTGCAGATGGTCGATATCTTCCGCCGGTCCGAGGCCGTGCCGCAGATCGTGGATGAGGCGCTGGCGTCATTGCCCGCGCTGAAGGTGATCTGGACGCAACTGGGCGTTACCAGCGAATCAGCCGCGCAAAAGGCCCGCGCGCAGGGTCTGACGGTGATCCAGGATCGCTGCCCCAAGATCGAATTTCCACGATTTCTGTAA
- a CDS encoding YHS domain-containing (seleno)protein, with protein MRSFFLLVTALLLCPLAAVAQDWALEGYDPVGYVAQGRPVPGRSDIATMWKGKIWHFASEDNRARFEADPQGYAPGFAGNCPVSLSEGRMERGDPRYFMVVGSTLYLMRSAQAQRQMEVESDAVLARAAAVWETMR; from the coding sequence ATGCGATCCTTTTTTCTTCTTGTGACGGCGCTTCTGCTTTGCCCGCTGGCTGCGGTGGCGCAGGACTGGGCGCTGGAAGGCTATGACCCCGTGGGCTATGTCGCGCAGGGGCGCCCGGTTCCGGGCCGCAGCGACATTGCCACCATGTGGAAGGGCAAGATCTGGCATTTCGCCAGCGAGGACAATCGCGCAAGGTTCGAGGCCGACCCGCAGGGCTATGCCCCCGGTTTCGCCGGAAACTGCCCGGTCTCATTGTCCGAGGGGCGCATGGAACGCGGCGATCCGCGTTACTTCATGGTTGTGGGCAGCACGCTCTATCTGATGCGCTCGGCGCAGGCGCAGCGCCAGATGGAGGTGGAAAGCGATGCGGTTCTGGCGCGGGCAGCGGCGGTCTGGGAAACGATGCGCTAG
- the rlmB gene encoding 23S rRNA (guanosine(2251)-2'-O)-methyltransferase RlmB, producing MSDKPEKSRKPTWVIDKERGRRASAAETVWLFGLHAVRDALANPAREKLRLVITQNALDRLGDLHGAVPEITDPRVFAKAVPLAPDSVHQGAALEVRPLKWGGLSDVVLREAPGERRPLLVALDRVSDPHNIGAILRSAEVFGARAVIAPARHSAPETGALAKTASGALERQPYLRVPNLAEALKQLKNMGFTLIGLDGTGQQDLPAVLAEMPDRAICLVLGSEGPGMRELTMKSCDHIARIPFAADFGSLNVSNAAAVALYAASQA from the coding sequence ATGTCCGACAAACCGGAGAAATCCAGAAAACCGACCTGGGTGATCGACAAGGAACGCGGGCGCCGGGCCTCGGCGGCCGAGACCGTCTGGCTGTTCGGGCTGCATGCGGTGCGCGATGCGCTGGCCAATCCGGCCCGGGAAAAGCTGCGGCTGGTCATCACCCAGAATGCGCTGGACCGGCTGGGCGATCTGCATGGCGCCGTGCCCGAGATCACCGATCCGCGGGTCTTTGCCAAGGCCGTGCCGCTGGCCCCCGACAGCGTTCATCAGGGCGCCGCGCTGGAGGTTCGGCCGTTGAAATGGGGCGGACTCAGCGATGTCGTGCTGCGCGAGGCCCCGGGCGAGAGGCGGCCGCTGCTGGTGGCGCTGGACCGGGTCAGCGATCCGCATAATATCGGGGCGATCCTGCGTTCGGCCGAAGTGTTCGGGGCAAGGGCGGTGATCGCGCCGGCCCGCCATTCCGCGCCGGAAACCGGGGCGCTGGCCAAGACCGCCTCGGGCGCGCTGGAGCGTCAGCCCTATCTGCGCGTGCCCAATCTGGCCGAGGCGCTGAAACAGCTGAAGAACATGGGGTTCACGCTGATCGGCCTGGACGGGACCGGGCAGCAGGATCTGCCGGCGGTGCTGGCGGAGATGCCGGATCGGGCGATCTGTCTGGTGCTGGGCTCGGAAGGGCCGGGGATGCGCGAACTGACGATGAAAAGCTGCGATCACATCGCGCGGATACCCTTTGCCGCCGACTTCGGGTCGCTGAACGTGTCGAACGCGGCGGCGGTGGCACTTTATGCCGCGTCGCAGGCGTGA
- a CDS encoding type II toxin-antitoxin system RelE/ParE family toxin, with amino-acid sequence MLQSTRGKLAADAVKDRFGKGFPSDLVKRTRAMLSALHAATVLEDLRFPPGNHLEELKGDRAGQHSVRINKQWRICFVWTETGPADVEIVDYH; translated from the coding sequence ATGTTACAAAGCACCAGAGGAAAGCTGGCCGCCGATGCGGTAAAGGATCGGTTCGGCAAGGGCTTCCCTTCTGATCTGGTGAAGCGCACCCGTGCGATGCTGTCGGCGCTTCATGCGGCCACTGTGCTTGAAGACCTGCGGTTTCCTCCGGGAAACCATCTTGAGGAACTGAAAGGCGACCGGGCGGGGCAACATTCCGTCCGCATCAACAAACAATGGCGCATCTGCTTTGTGTGGACGGAAACCGGCCCCGCGGATGTCGAAATCGTGGACTACCATTGA